Genomic window (Gammaproteobacteria bacterium):
AGCTGGTGCACGTGCTCGACCACTCGGATTCGGAAGTCGTGTTCGTGGGACCCGAGTATCGCGACAGGCTCGATGAAATCATCGCGCAGATTGAACGCCCGATCCAGGTTATCGAAACCACCGATGAGGGCCCGGGCTGGCCGGACAGTGAAACCGCACTGGGGAGCCCGCCGTCACCAATACCGGAGGACACCGCGCTGTTGCTGTATACCTCCGGTTCCACCGGTCTACCCAAGGGCGCGGTGCTGAGCCACCGGGCGGTTACCAGCGGTGGGCGCAACGTAACCGAGGGACACCAGCTGAAGCCGGAGGACCGGGCGCTTTGCGTACTGCCGGTATATCACATCAATGGCGCCATGGTGACCGTTTCGGCGCCGCTCTACAGCGGCAGCAGCGTGGTCATGCCGAAACGCTTCAGCGCGACCGACTACTGGCGACTGGCAGCCGAACATCGCTGCACCTGGAGCAGCATCGTGCCCACCATAATCAAGTACCTGCTGGATCGTGCCGCACAGGAGCCGTTTAATTTCGGCAACGATGAGCGTCTCGCCGCGTTCCGATTCGCGCGCTCGGCATCGGCGCCTTTGGCGGCGGTCACGTTGGATCAGTGGGAGCAGACTTTCAAGGTGCCGATGATCGAAACCCTCGGCCTGACGGAAACCGCGGGTACCGTCGCGAGCAATCCGTTACCGCCGGCACCGCGCAAACCAGGTTCGGTCGGATTACCCTACGGCAACGAAATCCAGATTGTCGATGACAAGGGTAACGAATGTGCGCCAGGGGTGATCGGCGAACTCGTTATTCGCGGCAGCAATCTGCTCGAACACTATTACAAGAATCCGCAGGCAACCCGGGATTCAATCAGGGACGGCTGGTTCTACACTGGCGATCTTGGTAACAAAGACGAGGAAGGCTATATCTATATCACCGGCCGCTCCAAGGAATTGATAATTCGTGGTGGCGAAAACATCGCGCCGCGAGAAATCGATGACGTGCTCTACAAGCACGAGGCGATTCTCGAAGCCGCGGCCGTCGGCGTCGATGATGAAAACTACGGCCAGGAAGTGGTTGCCTGCGTGGTGGTTCGCGACGGTTTCCAGTGCAGTGAGGATGAACTGAAGTCTTTTTGCGAGGCCGGGGTGGGTAAGTACAAGGCTCCCAAGACTATTTACTTCTTCGATGATTTGCCGAAAGGGCCGTCGGGCAAGATTCTCCGCCTCAGACTCCCCGATCTGATCGAAAAACAGCGTCAATAGCCTTGAGTGTTGTCCGCCGTGCCGGCCTCCGAGTCTATACGACGGATCGCGGCATCCGCAATTCGAAAGATATTTGCAGGCCTCGCTGGATCCCGCGGTCAAGCCGCGGGATGACAATGATATGGATTAGGTCGTGTAGCGTATCGGCTCGGCGGTCGCAATGACGCCTTGTAGCTAAGGATCTGGTTCTTCCTTGTCTTCTGGATCGGCAGGTTCGGCTGGCTGCTTGCGGTAATACACTTCCGGCAGGTAATTGCTGAAAGCGAGACCATATAACTCCCAGACGGTGACAAACAGGGACGCGATCAGCGGGCCGATAAAGATACCGGCGATACCGAACATAAAGATGCCGCCAAGCGTGCCGAAAAAGATCATCAATTCATGCATCTTGGTGTCTTTACCCACCAGTATCGGTCGCAGCACGTTATCCAGGCTGCCGACAATCAAACCGCAGAAAACCAGTAATCCGACGCCACCGGCGACACTACCCTGCAGGATCAGGATGATAGAGGCGGGAAGCCACACCAGTGCCGAGCCAACGCTCGGTATGACTGACAGCACGGCCATGATCGTACCCCAGAATACCGCATTGTCGATGCCGGCAACGGCGAAAGCGCCACCTGCCAGGACGCCCTGTAATAGACCGATCATCATGGTTCCCTTGACCGTCGCCCGCGTGACGGAAGTGAACTTGTTCAACATCAGACTTTCATCTTCGCTGTTCAATGGCAGGTAATAGAGGATCTTTCTGATCAGCTTGTCGCCGTCCATCTGCAGAAAATAGACGGTGTACAGAAAGACAAAGATCATGAACAGGAAGTTGGCAGTCCCCAGCGTCGCCTGG
Coding sequences:
- a CDS encoding AMP-binding protein, with translation MDTVRACIEHHADATPDRIFLIAPESGESLNFAQLKSAVDGVGLQLDRLGLPQGAKVAFLLNNGDWALRLFLGVMASNRVIVPLNAVAGMVQLVHVLDHSDSEVVFVGPEYRDRLDEIIAQIERPIQVIETTDEGPGWPDSETALGSPPSPIPEDTALLLYTSGSTGLPKGAVLSHRAVTSGGRNVTEGHQLKPEDRALCVLPVYHINGAMVTVSAPLYSGSSVVMPKRFSATDYWRLAAEHRCTWSSIVPTIIKYLLDRAAQEPFNFGNDERLAAFRFARSASAPLAAVTLDQWEQTFKVPMIETLGLTETAGTVASNPLPPAPRKPGSVGLPYGNEIQIVDDKGNECAPGVIGELVIRGSNLLEHYYKNPQATRDSIRDGWFYTGDLGNKDEEGYIYITGRSKELIIRGGENIAPREIDDVLYKHEAILEAAAVGVDDENYGQEVVACVVVRDGFQCSEDELKSFCEAGVGKYKAPKTIYFFDDLPKGPSGKILRLRLPDLIEKQRQ
- a CDS encoding AI-2E family transporter, with the translated sequence QATLGTANFLFMIFVFLYTVYFLQMDGDKLIRKILYYLPLNSEDESLMLNKFTSVTRATVKGTMMIGLLQGVLAGGAFAVAGIDNAVFWGTIMAVLSVIPSVGSALVWLPASIILILQGSVAGGVGLLVFCGLIVGSLDNVLRPILVGKDTKMHELMIFFGTLGGIFMFGIAGIFIGPLIASLFVTVWELYGLAFSNYLPEVYYRKQPAEPADPEDKEEPDP